One window from the genome of Ictidomys tridecemlineatus isolate mIctTri1 chromosome 12, mIctTri1.hap1, whole genome shotgun sequence encodes:
- the LOC144369383 gene encoding uncharacterized protein LOC144369383 yields the protein MRRAVCIGSRPGLAVLFPAGPSRPQGPCHLRRVRRRRPEAGCAGRGHWGKERWPLTAAQGPGAGGRLDYRGDTHRPGRTGRPHPGHLRPGRTGPDGSVIKRASPLARRCVPSPLTAQPAQPRFLRTEPGDPSSAGCPRLAPTPFPGHLPLFPLFPSPIPPTPTGMENTSRGWGRAGARLSEGQPTVTNSRRGFGGAGFPAANPEACR from the coding sequence ATGCGCCGCGCGGTCTGCATCGGCTCACGGCCCGGGCTTGCGGTCCTCTTCCCGGCCGGCCCATCCCGGCCCCAGGGCCCGTGCCACCTCCGCAGGGTGCGGAGGCGCCGGCCGGAGGCGGGCTGCGCCGGGCGCGGGCACTGGGGCAAGGAGAGGTGGCCACTAACGGCGGCGCAGGGGCCGGGGGCAGGCGGCCGGCTGGACTACCGCGGGGACACTCACCGGCCGGGACGCACGGGTCGGCCTCATCCAGGGCACCTGCGGCCAGGCAGGACGGGCCCGGACGGCTCAGTCATCAAGAGGGCGAGTCCGCTCGCCCGCCGGTGCGTCCCGTCCCCTCTGACTGCCCAGCCAGCGCAGCCTCGCTTCCTCCGGACGGAGCCCGGAGACCCCAGCTCGGCCGGATGCCCCCGCCTGGCCCCCACCCCCTTCCCCGGCCacctccccctcttccctcttttcccctcccccattccccCAACCCCCACCGGAATGGAAAATACCTCCCGGGGCTGGGGGCGGGCGGGGGCACGCCTCTCTGAAGGGCAGCCTACCGTGACCAATAGCAGGCGGGGATTTGGTGGGGCGGGATTCCCAGCGGCCAATCCGGAGGCGTGTAGGTGA